One Defluviimonas aquaemixtae DNA window includes the following coding sequences:
- the deoC gene encoding deoxyribose-phosphate aldolase has protein sequence MSIQGTEEVHVIPNSERNPGVPLETSWFDQIAVNTPAAERRAATLTSRRTVKKEWQAAWLVNAVRCMDLTTLAGDDTPERVRRLCAKARKPIADHIMADLGLRELHAGAVCVYPAMVGTAVKALEGTGVPVASVATGFPAGLMPLNLRLAEILYAVDHGAHEIDIVITRAHVLDGNWQALYDEVSEMREACGQAHMKAILATGDLKTLRNIYKASMVAMQAGADFIKTSTGKEGVNATLPVSLVMVRALRDYGDRTGHRVGFKPAGGMKTAKDALAWQILMKEELGNDWLKPDLFRLGASSMLGDIERQLEHHVTGRYAASSRHAIA, from the coding sequence ATGTCGATCCAAGGGACCGAAGAGGTCCACGTCATTCCCAATTCAGAGCGGAACCCCGGCGTTCCCCTGGAGACCAGTTGGTTCGATCAGATCGCAGTGAACACGCCGGCAGCCGAGCGTCGCGCAGCGACGCTGACCTCGCGCCGGACGGTGAAAAAAGAATGGCAGGCCGCCTGGCTCGTCAACGCGGTCCGCTGCATGGATCTGACGACGTTGGCGGGCGACGACACGCCGGAGCGGGTGCGTCGGCTCTGCGCCAAGGCGCGCAAGCCGATTGCCGATCACATCATGGCCGACCTTGGCCTGCGGGAGCTTCATGCCGGCGCAGTCTGCGTCTACCCCGCGATGGTCGGCACCGCGGTCAAGGCGCTTGAAGGCACGGGCGTGCCCGTCGCCTCCGTCGCCACGGGCTTCCCAGCGGGGCTGATGCCGCTCAACCTTCGCCTCGCCGAAATCCTCTACGCGGTCGATCACGGAGCCCACGAGATCGACATCGTCATCACCCGCGCCCATGTCCTCGACGGAAACTGGCAGGCGCTTTACGACGAGGTGTCGGAGATGCGTGAGGCCTGCGGTCAGGCCCATATGAAGGCGATCCTCGCGACCGGCGACCTGAAGACGCTGAGGAACATTTACAAGGCTTCGATGGTCGCGATGCAGGCAGGCGCCGATTTCATAAAGACCTCGACCGGCAAGGAAGGCGTGAACGCAACGTTGCCCGTCAGCCTCGTGATGGTCCGCGCGCTGCGCGACTACGGCGACAGGACCGGCCACCGCGTCGGCTTCAAGCCCGCGGGAGGCATGAAGACCGCCAAGGATGCGCTCGCCTGGCAGATCCTGATGAAGGAGGAACTGGGCAACGACTGGCTGAAGCCCGATCTCTTCCGGCTCGGCGCTTCGTCGATGCTCGGCGATATCGAACGCCAGCTCGAACACCATGTCACCGGACGCTACGCCGCGTCTTCGCGCCATGCCATAGCCTGA
- a CDS encoding DUF6638 family protein has product MKRLIEKGLMFGNLVHVESPALVERYNRALKALTGKETKLADFHIDVSGYSPEIGDEFSDHLYLNHNGCNRQFILLTTDQKNAPLLNARFSTSRGILTRFIEENEAQLFTLTARDAVAGELENTVYDLESPARLFDIRRITVIADTTGNHVAEGQKLSGLIERFRTEEDGWWDDVLIAEMITLAERTGDVTRNPIELKSTRFDQGNFWTAHFGGIYVFRDVKHPAAISVGQKQALGQLPIKYVFDMDDRNQIAKFLEINDLVEPIVNAPGADAAAILRQKMDFIVVTAAAGLGLEIGHGSRRELRQAAAALGARLPDEFQGLAALLRWVETGADWPRITSSHPSYFYTLRAKPHADRDLVNMLLSELSPLDVRQLFICHKELFYHLYRSWPEPKKAFVADYLEREYQIDKAGARRALFGSEPDMREPGDSRPGWPSGREDDIVDIVGPWGAVRKERR; this is encoded by the coding sequence ATGAAACGCCTCATCGAAAAAGGCCTGATGTTCGGCAATCTCGTCCATGTCGAGAGCCCGGCGCTGGTCGAGCGCTACAACCGCGCGCTGAAGGCGCTGACGGGGAAGGAGACCAAGCTTGCCGATTTCCATATTGACGTCTCGGGCTATTCGCCCGAGATCGGCGACGAGTTCTCCGATCATCTCTATCTCAACCACAATGGCTGCAACCGGCAGTTCATCCTTCTGACGACCGACCAGAAGAACGCGCCGCTACTGAACGCCAGGTTTTCCACTTCGCGCGGCATCCTCACCCGCTTCATCGAGGAAAACGAGGCGCAGCTTTTCACGCTGACCGCTCGCGACGCGGTGGCGGGGGAGCTTGAGAACACTGTCTACGACCTCGAAAGCCCTGCGCGGCTTTTTGATATCCGCCGCATCACTGTCATCGCCGACACGACCGGGAACCATGTCGCCGAAGGGCAGAAGCTGTCGGGCCTGATTGAGAGGTTCCGCACCGAGGAGGACGGCTGGTGGGATGACGTGCTGATCGCCGAGATGATCACGTTGGCCGAAAGGACCGGCGACGTGACGCGGAACCCGATCGAGCTGAAATCGACAAGGTTCGACCAGGGCAACTTCTGGACCGCGCATTTCGGCGGCATCTACGTCTTCCGCGACGTGAAGCACCCGGCGGCGATTTCGGTCGGGCAGAAGCAGGCGCTCGGCCAGTTGCCTATCAAGTATGTATTCGACATGGACGACCGCAACCAGATCGCCAAGTTCCTTGAAATCAACGACCTCGTGGAGCCGATCGTGAATGCGCCCGGCGCGGATGCGGCGGCGATCCTGCGCCAGAAGATGGACTTCATTGTGGTCACGGCGGCGGCGGGCCTTGGGCTGGAGATCGGCCACGGGTCGCGGCGCGAGCTGCGGCAGGCGGCGGCGGCGCTGGGCGCGCGGCTTCCCGACGAGTTCCAAGGCCTCGCAGCACTTCTGCGCTGGGTCGAGACGGGCGCCGACTGGCCACGCATCACCTCGTCGCACCCCTCCTATTTCTACACGCTACGCGCCAAGCCGCATGCCGACCGGGATCTCGTCAACATGCTCCTGTCGGAGTTGTCGCCCTTGGACGTCCGGCAGCTTTTCATCTGCCACAAGGAGCTATTCTACCACCTCTACCGGTCGTGGCCGGAGCCGAAGAAGGCCTTCGTCGCCGACTACCTCGAACGCGAATACCAGATCGACAAGGCGGGCGCGCGACGAGCGCTCTTCGGCTCGGAACCGGATATGCGTGAACCCGGAGATTCCCGGCCGGGTTGGCCGTCTGGGCGCGAGGACGATATTGTCGACATCGTCGGCCCATGGGGCGCCGTGAGGAAGGAGCGCAGATGA
- a CDS encoding aldehyde dehydrogenase family protein, whose product MPTVTEILETMDYGPAPEASGEVMGWLKSRKTFGHYVGGEFTKPGKTFDASNPATGERLAKVAQGSAKDVAGAVKAARSALPAWSKLPGHERAKWLYAIARHIQKRDRFLSVLDTLDNGKPIRESRDIDVPLVARHFYHHAGWAEMLDDEFPSAKPVGVCGQIIPWNFPLLMLAWKIAPALAAGNTVVLKPAEYTPLTALAFAEICAEIGLPKGVINIVTGDGETGAALVAAEVDKIAFTGSTEVGRAIRTATAGTGKKLTLELGGKSPFVVFADADVDGAVEGVVDAIWFNQGQVCCAGSRILVQEGIVQTFTKRLHARLSKLRVGDPLDKCTDVGSLVDPVQLARVRELVAKGEEQGAVLHQAECRLPSKGSFFAPGFFTNVHPANIVSEVEIFGPVATLTTFRTPDEAVELANNTRYGLAASVWSENINLALDVASKVKAGVVWVNATNLFDAAAGFGGYRESGFGREGGREGMREYLADPSPRAKPEPEPGRLDAAPVPGTPGKGVATIDRTAKIYVGGAQKRPDGGYSYAVMGKAGQIGLAGLGNRKDVRNAVEAAHKATGWGQATGHNRAQVLYYLAENLSAREAEFTARLRSAGVPKPAAEVAASIRRAFYYAAQADKFDGAVHSTKSAHVTLAMPEPFGVMGIACPNDAPLLSFVSLVLPAIAMGNRVVAIPAQSMPLAATDLYQVLDTSDVPGGVVNIVTGARDELAKTLAQHDDVAAMWYCGSEAGAKMVEEESAGNLKATWTLPNRDWHAADGQGRGFLLKATQVKNIWVPYGE is encoded by the coding sequence ATGCCAACAGTGACCGAAATCCTGGAAACGATGGACTACGGTCCAGCCCCTGAAGCTTCGGGCGAGGTGATGGGCTGGCTGAAGTCTCGAAAGACGTTCGGGCACTACGTGGGCGGAGAATTCACCAAACCCGGCAAGACATTCGACGCCTCGAACCCCGCGACCGGAGAGCGGCTGGCGAAGGTGGCGCAGGGCAGCGCGAAAGACGTGGCCGGCGCCGTGAAAGCCGCGCGCTCCGCGTTGCCCGCCTGGTCGAAGCTTCCGGGCCATGAGCGGGCGAAATGGCTCTACGCTATCGCGCGGCACATCCAGAAGCGCGACCGATTTCTTTCCGTCCTTGACACCCTCGACAACGGCAAGCCGATCCGCGAAAGCCGCGATATCGACGTCCCCCTCGTCGCGCGTCACTTCTACCACCATGCCGGCTGGGCCGAGATGCTGGACGATGAGTTTCCCAGTGCCAAGCCCGTGGGTGTCTGCGGTCAGATCATCCCATGGAACTTCCCGCTCCTGATGCTCGCATGGAAGATCGCACCCGCCTTAGCCGCGGGGAACACGGTGGTGCTGAAGCCCGCGGAATATACGCCGCTGACCGCTCTCGCCTTCGCCGAGATCTGCGCCGAGATCGGTCTGCCCAAGGGCGTTATCAACATTGTCACTGGTGACGGCGAGACAGGCGCGGCGCTCGTTGCGGCCGAGGTCGACAAGATCGCCTTCACCGGCTCGACCGAGGTCGGCCGCGCGATCCGCACGGCGACGGCCGGGACGGGGAAGAAGCTGACGCTCGAGCTTGGCGGCAAATCGCCCTTTGTGGTTTTCGCCGATGCCGATGTCGACGGCGCGGTCGAGGGCGTCGTCGACGCCATATGGTTCAACCAGGGCCAGGTCTGCTGCGCCGGGTCTCGCATCCTCGTGCAGGAAGGCATCGTGCAGACCTTCACCAAACGCCTGCACGCCAGGCTATCCAAGCTCCGCGTCGGCGATCCGCTCGACAAGTGTACCGACGTCGGCTCGCTCGTCGATCCGGTCCAACTCGCCCGCGTTCGCGAACTGGTCGCGAAAGGGGAGGAGCAAGGCGCGGTGCTGCATCAGGCCGAATGTCGGCTTCCGTCTAAGGGATCGTTCTTCGCACCGGGTTTCTTCACAAACGTCCACCCGGCGAACATTGTCTCGGAAGTCGAGATCTTCGGCCCCGTCGCCACGCTCACTACCTTCCGTACGCCCGACGAGGCGGTGGAACTTGCCAACAATACCCGCTACGGCCTCGCCGCGTCGGTCTGGTCGGAGAATATCAACCTTGCGCTCGATGTCGCGTCGAAGGTCAAGGCGGGCGTTGTCTGGGTGAACGCCACCAACCTCTTCGACGCCGCCGCAGGTTTCGGCGGCTACCGCGAGAGCGGCTTCGGCCGCGAGGGCGGGCGCGAGGGGATGCGCGAGTACCTCGCCGATCCCTCTCCGAGGGCGAAGCCCGAGCCGGAACCGGGGCGGCTCGATGCCGCTCCGGTTCCGGGCACGCCGGGGAAGGGAGTGGCGACGATCGACCGCACCGCAAAGATCTATGTCGGCGGCGCCCAGAAGCGGCCCGACGGCGGCTATTCCTACGCGGTGATGGGCAAGGCGGGTCAGATCGGGCTCGCCGGTCTCGGCAACCGAAAGGATGTCCGCAACGCCGTCGAGGCCGCGCACAAGGCCACTGGCTGGGGCCAGGCAACAGGGCACAACCGCGCGCAGGTGCTCTACTACCTCGCCGAGAACCTCTCGGCCCGCGAGGCCGAGTTTACCGCCCGCCTCAGGTCGGCCGGCGTCCCCAAACCCGCCGCGGAGGTCGCGGCCTCCATCCGCCGCGCCTTTTACTATGCCGCGCAGGCCGACAAGTTCGACGGTGCGGTGCATTCGACGAAGTCGGCCCATGTGACGCTTGCCATGCCGGAGCCGTTCGGCGTGATGGGCATCGCCTGCCCGAACGATGCACCGCTTCTCAGCTTTGTCAGCCTCGTCCTGCCCGCCATCGCGATGGGCAACCGCGTCGTCGCGATCCCGGCGCAGTCGATGCCGCTTGCCGCGACCGACCTCTATCAGGTTCTCGACACGTCGGACGTGCCGGGCGGCGTGGTCAACATCGTCACCGGCGCGCGCGACGAGCTTGCGAAGACGCTCGCCCAGCACGACGATGTCGCCGCGATGTGGTATTGCGGTTCGGAGGCGGGCGCGAAGATGGTCGAGGAGGAGAGCGCGGGCAACCTGAAGGCCACCTGGACGCTTCCCAACCGCGACTGGCACGCAGCGGATGGCCAGGGCCGGGGCTTCCTGCTGAAGGCCACCCAGGTCAAGAACATCTGGGTGCCGTACGGCGAATGA
- a CDS encoding ABC transporter substrate-binding protein — translation MSGKLITPRPNRRSVLKGMAGAGALMTGGLAARYAQAQSSEPIRLGFQLHRTGIGASYGRWYERTATAALKVLNEAGGINGRPVEILFEDDGTDPKRGAEVVEKLTTQSNCDLVLGTLFSHVVIGSAPRAGELKVPYLVCSEGHHVASGMLNRWTLQPGITDVKSQVQGMAPWVGSTLGKKVTMIFPDFAFGHDHRDYFTAALSAQGGEVIQQIAIPPTETSFTRYFPQIPSETEVLYHVMVGPAVLTFVKELGEFYGSGARPELFGFIDSLEAVDINSPGLEFLDGSHFWEGHPRYKQADASEHETFYREAVGVDDNGASTSDPADVATYAHMFSTWETLFVIKHAMEAADYQGPADREKFVEAMEATTEFEEGQEHPQGPKTFNGRTHQAFGLQSITKVEGGKLVRVHQTSMEDGFYPDEVDYTTMSF, via the coding sequence ATGAGCGGCAAACTGATCACCCCCCGACCGAATCGGCGATCCGTCCTGAAAGGCATGGCCGGCGCCGGGGCGCTTATGACCGGCGGGCTCGCGGCGCGCTACGCCCAGGCACAGTCGTCCGAACCGATCCGGCTCGGCTTCCAGCTCCACCGCACCGGGATCGGTGCCTCCTACGGGCGCTGGTACGAACGCACGGCGACGGCGGCGCTGAAGGTGCTGAACGAGGCGGGCGGCATCAACGGACGTCCGGTCGAGATCCTCTTCGAAGACGACGGCACCGATCCAAAGCGCGGCGCCGAGGTGGTCGAAAAGCTCACGACGCAGTCGAACTGCGACCTGGTCCTCGGCACGCTTTTCTCGCATGTCGTGATCGGCTCCGCTCCGCGCGCGGGCGAGCTCAAAGTGCCCTATCTCGTCTGCTCCGAAGGCCACCACGTGGCGAGCGGAATGCTCAACCGATGGACCCTGCAGCCCGGCATCACCGACGTGAAGAGCCAGGTGCAGGGCATGGCGCCCTGGGTCGGCTCGACGCTCGGCAAGAAGGTCACGATGATCTTCCCCGACTTCGCCTTCGGCCATGACCACCGCGACTACTTCACCGCGGCGCTCTCCGCGCAGGGCGGCGAGGTGATCCAGCAGATCGCGATCCCGCCCACGGAGACGTCGTTCACCCGTTACTTCCCGCAGATCCCGTCAGAAACCGAGGTGCTCTACCACGTCATGGTCGGCCCCGCGGTCCTCACGTTCGTGAAGGAGCTTGGCGAGTTCTACGGTTCCGGCGCGCGGCCGGAGCTCTTCGGCTTCATCGACTCGCTGGAAGCTGTGGACATAAACTCGCCCGGTCTCGAATTCCTCGACGGCTCGCATTTCTGGGAGGGCCATCCGCGCTACAAGCAGGCCGACGCGTCCGAGCACGAGACGTTCTACCGCGAGGCCGTGGGCGTCGACGACAACGGGGCCTCGACCTCCGATCCCGCGGATGTCGCGACCTATGCACACATGTTCTCCACCTGGGAGACGCTCTTCGTGATCAAGCACGCGATGGAGGCCGCCGATTACCAGGGCCCCGCCGACCGCGAGAAATTCGTCGAGGCGATGGAGGCGACGACCGAATTCGAGGAAGGCCAGGAGCATCCACAGGGGCCGAAGACCTTCAACGGCAGGACGCATCAGGCCTTCGGGCTCCAGTCGATCACCAAGGTCGAGGGCGGCAAGCTGGTGCGCGTCCACCAGACCTCGATGGAGGACGGGTTCTATCCCGACGAGGTCGACTACACGACTATGAGCTTCTGA
- a CDS encoding DUF1523 family protein: MRYAKWTFLTLIALIVFGFLHYTLPQHDIVRIVNTYQERQDLNDWTRIFWSSPDDQSGGLINRDVQFIQAVKANGKPMVYRNEDTSWSWPPYFKFDTANLQTEAEDQKSTAADPQWVSVTHYGWRIVYFSAFPNAIAIKPVDGPDVTVIPWFNIFFFIVLLLIIFMIRRMWLQFRERMIDPVIEDVGEAWDSVDQRADDAADRARGTWGRFKAWLGTWKGRPRH, encoded by the coding sequence ATGAGATACGCAAAATGGACTTTCCTCACTCTGATCGCGCTGATCGTCTTTGGCTTTCTGCACTACACGTTGCCGCAGCATGACATCGTCAGGATCGTTAACACCTACCAGGAACGGCAGGACTTGAACGACTGGACACGCATCTTCTGGTCAAGCCCGGACGACCAGTCTGGCGGGCTGATCAACCGCGATGTCCAGTTCATTCAGGCCGTGAAGGCCAACGGCAAGCCGATGGTCTACAGAAACGAGGATACGAGCTGGTCCTGGCCGCCGTACTTCAAGTTCGACACGGCCAATCTTCAGACCGAGGCGGAGGACCAGAAGTCGACCGCGGCGGACCCGCAATGGGTCTCGGTCACGCATTACGGTTGGCGCATCGTGTATTTCTCCGCCTTCCCGAACGCGATTGCGATCAAGCCCGTGGATGGCCCTGACGTGACGGTCATCCCGTGGTTCAACATCTTCTTCTTCATCGTTCTGCTGCTTATCATCTTCATGATCCGCCGCATGTGGCTGCAGTTCCGCGAGCGCATGATCGATCCTGTCATCGAGGATGTCGGCGAGGCCTGGGACAGCGTCGATCAGCGTGCCGACGACGCGGCGGACCGGGCGCGCGGCACCTGGGGGCGTTTCAAGGCATGGCTTGGCACCTGGAAGGGCAGGCCGCGGCACTAG
- a CDS encoding amino acid synthesis family protein → MAEFRLRKLSILVDEIHHDGGPEAGTPRRRAAVLAVVSNPFAGRYEPELQPAMEDLKPLALMMGERLIAALGGRDGIDAYGKGAIVGLAGELEHGALWHAPGGYGMRALLGESKAIVPSAKKVAAAGAALDLPLAHINAAYVRSHFDTMTVSVPDGPKSDEIVFALGMGRGPRVHSRMGGLEADEVKGEDGLR, encoded by the coding sequence GTGGCCGAATTCCGCCTCCGCAAGCTCAGCATCCTCGTCGACGAGATCCACCACGACGGCGGCCCCGAGGCCGGGACGCCGCGCCGGCGCGCCGCCGTGCTCGCGGTCGTCTCGAATCCCTTCGCCGGCCGGTACGAGCCCGAGCTTCAGCCCGCGATGGAGGATCTGAAGCCGCTCGCGCTGATGATGGGCGAACGGCTCATCGCCGCGCTCGGGGGACGAGACGGCATCGACGCCTATGGCAAGGGCGCGATCGTCGGACTCGCGGGCGAGCTCGAACACGGCGCGCTCTGGCACGCGCCGGGCGGCTACGGGATGCGGGCGCTTCTGGGCGAGTCGAAGGCCATCGTGCCCTCGGCCAAAAAGGTGGCGGCGGCGGGCGCGGCGCTCGACCTGCCGCTCGCCCATATCAATGCCGCCTATGTCCGCAGCCATTTCGACACGATGACCGTCTCCGTCCCCGACGGGCCGAAGTCCGACGAGATCGTCTTTGCGCTGGGCATGGGCCGGGGGCCGCGCGTCCATTCCCGCATGGGCGGGCTCGAGGCGGACGAGGTCAAGGGCGAGGACGGCCTGCGCTGA